CTTGGTTATCCAGTTGCGATTTAAGTTCAGCATAATAGTATATGCTGATTCATAAGAATCCGATATGTCAGTCATAAATTTAGGATTAATAGGATTGCATCGGTGACTATGGCGTGGATCATCGAAATTAATTACATAAAAGGTCGGTTTAACTTTATAAGCATCCGAATGATTTATCAGATGGTTATATGCAATTTCTGACAAATCCGGAAATTTATAATCATAGCAGTAGAGTGCAAATCCTTTTTCTATCTGTTCTTTAATGTAATTATTTATCACAGCATAAGACTTACCACTACCTGGTGTTCCTAGCACGATAGTACCACGAAAAGGATTTACGACGTTAATCGGTTCTTCGTCAAATTTGGTGCAGGTTATCCTGAGTTGGAAAACACTACCTTTCGTCTTAACAGTTCAAATCCAGCCCTGCCATACATCTCTCTTTTCTTGTTTTTTAATCTGTTTACGTGACCCTCTACAACTCCATTACTCCAAGGGTATTTAATGGCGTTTTTTACTGCTTCCAAATCATGATTAATACCATTTATAAAACTTTTAATCCTCTTTATTTTAGTCGATTTATACTTCTCGAGCCATTGGTCTAACCTAAGCTCATCTTTACTGTTTAAAATCTCTCTAAAAGTGTTGTATGCTTCTCTCATGTTTTTTAATAGAATAGAGGAGTTAATAATCTCTTCTGCCAGTATGTGAGATTTGCTGCACTCGCCTGTTTCCTTTGAAACACCCCATTCACTGTTTGTTAAATGAATGGCAAGTCTGTTGGGTGACATTCCGCTAAATTTAGTTGCCTCATATACTATCGGGGAGGAACCTAGTGGTACTGGTAATCTTTTCTTAGTCTGATATTCCGGGAAGTGTCTGTTGAACCACTGATAAAAAGATGTTTGATTACCTTTGAATCCCTGTTTTTTTATAGAGACAAATATAGTTCTTACATTAAATCCTTGATTACAACACTCCTTTATCAGATCCATAAAATCTCCATAATTATTATAATAGATGGCTGCTCGTGGCAACAACTCTTCCATTTCAAAATAATATCTTACAGTATTACGGTTAATGTTTAAAGCCTTGGCAATTGCTCTTTGAGAGTAGTTATGTTTTTTAAGTTCATGAATCCTGATAAACATCTCCTGTTTTCTATGGTTAACACTATTGTTGTTTTTGTTATATTGTGAATCGCGTGTATCTTCATGACCTCCGCTACTTGAAGAACTGTTATTTTCTTTGCTTTGATAAAGACTCTTTCTATGAGCCAGCCATTCATTTTTAATAGTTTTATACCCCATTCGTATCTCATCTGATATATGATCTCCCAGATTTTTCACCAAATTAAACCTGTCAGCTATTTGTGCAGCATTAGGAGCTCCTGATTTTATAGCTTTAGAGTAACTGCTTGATCGATCCCTGGTGATATATTGTATGGAATTATGTTCTTTAAGCCAATCTGCAACTTCTTCTTTGTCTCTACTCTTAAGCAATTCTACAGGACGGTTATTAATCGCATTTACAATAATAGTACCATAGGATTTGCCTTTTCTGTATGCCCAGTCATCTATTCCTATCGTAGTTAGTTCCTGATAATCGGGCATTTCAATAGACTTAACGATTCTAAGACAGGTAGAACTGCTCTGTTTTATTGAGAAGAGACTGCTTATATACTCACCTTTACAAGAAGAGACCTCAACTAACAGTCTTTGCAAATAGTGAGTTGTGCGTTCTGTCAGTCGTGAGTATCTTTGTGTTAATGGCAGATGTTGTTCAGAGAAAATTGTTTGAGTGCAACTACTGCTACGGCATCTAAACTTTCTGACTTTCAGTATAATTTTCACAGCCCTGCCGGTTACTGAAAGATCGGTTAATTTGCGCGTATAGGATGAGTGAACGCTTTTACTCCTTTTACCGCAACAAGTACATTTTGCTGTCTTGGCTTTAAGACGAGCAGAAAGGAAAATCAAATTATCTCTTATAACGGAATCATAAAATACAACACCTGGTATTCCAAAAATAGCTTGAAGTGAGTGTTTGTTAATAGAAAAGTTACTATATTTGGTTTGGCTAGTGTAGTCAATCATCTTTAAAGTCTTTAGTGTCAGAGCTTTAAAGATAATAAAAATGATTCGATTATGCTAGCTTTATTGCCATTTATTTATCTGAATATCAGTAATATAACTGTATTTTTATAAGGAGGTTTAAGAGTTGTAATTTTGCACCAAATTTGACGAAGAACCCATATGCTCCGGAATAATCAAGAGGTAGTTGCTCGGGTGCTTACCAAAAAAAACACACAGTCAACGCTAAAGTGTGCGTAAAACTGTGTGTAAGTTTTGCAAAACATTGACATTCAATGTATATTGCGGAGAGAGAGGGATTCGAACCCCCGGAAGCTCGCACTTCAACGGTTTTCAAGACCGCCGCAATCGACCACTCTGCCATCTCTCCTAAAAATCGAGTGCAAAGATATGATTAATTCTCTTAATAAAAAAGACAAAATCAGGAATATTTTTATTCAATTTAAAAAAATCAATATTTCGTTGTATCTTTGTATAAACTGAGTGTTGTAAAGTACTTTTATACATACCTCAAACATATATTCTACTCTAACAATAAACTATCATATGCTATTTACCGAACTTCCCTTAACAGATTCTCTTTTAGAAGGATTGGATGCAATGAATTTTAAAGAAACTACTCCTATTCAGGAACAGGCAATTCCTATCCTGCTCAAGAAAAAGGATGTTATAGCCTGTGCACAAACAGGAACGGGCAAGACTGCTGCATTTTTGCTTCCACTTTTAAATAATCTGCAAACAGATGATCATGATCAAAATAAGGTAAATGCAATTATTATGGCTCCAACGAGAGAGCTGGCTCAACAGATCGACCAGATGATGGAAGGTTTTTCTTATTATACTCCATTTTCTTCGGTTGCGGTTTATGGTGGTAATGATGGTGAGGCATGGGATGTTCAGAAAAAAGGACTTTTAAATGGGGCAGATGTGGTGATTTCAACTCCGGGAAGGTTATTATCACACATAAATCTTTATAATATAGATTTCTCAGGAGTTAAATATTTCATCCTTGATGAGGCTGACAGGATGCTGGATATGGGATTCTATGATGATATCATGAAGATAGTGAAGCTGCTTCCAAAAGATAGGCAGACTGTAATGTTTTCAGCAACCATGCCACCTAAAATCCAACAGATGGCAAAAACAATTCTTAGAAATCCTGAAGAGATAACTATATCTGTAGCAAAACCACCTGAATCAATTATTCAGTCGTCTTACATCTGTTATGAGTCACAGAAAATGGAGATTCTTAAACTCCTTTTCAAAAATAAAAAGCCTCACAAGGTTATACTTTTCTCTGGAAAAAAACAGAAGGTAAAAGAGATTGCTAAAACACTTCAGAAGATGGACCTTTCTGTAGGTGAGATGCATTCCGATCTGGATCAGTCACAGCGTGAGCATGTCATGCGTGAGTTTAAAAATGAAAGAATTGATATTTTAGTAGCCACTGATATTGTTTCACGAGGCATTGATATTGATGATATTACCCTTGTAATAAATTTTGATGTACCTTACGATGTGGAGGATTATGTGCATAGAATAGGGAGAACTGCACGTGCAGGTGATTCAGGAATGGCAATAACTTTTGTTTCACCGGAGGATCAGCATCTGTTTGAGAAAATAGAACAGTTCCTTCAGAAAAAGATTTATAGAATACCTGTACCAAGTGAACTTGGTGAAACACCTGAATATAATCCTGAAGAATTCAGAAAACAAAAAGGTACAAAGAGAAATTCATCAAAGAGAAGGTCTTCAACTAAACCGGGTGGTAATGATAAAAGAGAAAAAGTGGAGAAATCTGCAAGATCCGGGAATAAACAGCGTAAAGGGAATAAGAATCGTACAATTAAGGGTTCTAAAGAAGAGTCTGTAAATAATGTGACAAAAGAGAACGAGAATCTAAAAAACGACCTGAGTAATAAAGAGAACAGCAACAATAATCAGAATAGAAAAAGGAATAATCGTAATAATAGAAAAAGAAAACTGGTTCAAGAAAATACTCAACAGAATGTTAAAACTGCTCAGGGTAAGGTTAAATCAAATAAGCAGGATTCAAATAATACAACCCCTGGTAAATCTACAAACAAAAGGTTGGTAAAGAAAAAAGATCTTAACAGGTCGGATATATCTGCCGCAGAAACCGGTAATAAAGGAGTATCAGCTGAAGTAAAATCAGGTAAAGGAAGAGATACTGGCTCACGAAAGATGAAAGCTGTTGCGAAAAAACAGGACTCTGCTAAAGTTAAAAATGAATCGGTAAAACAGCAGGAGAAAACGGCTAAAAAAAAGTGGTGGAGTTGGTGGCCATTCGGCTCTAAATAAATCGCGAAGCCGGACTGACAGGCATCAGACCGGCTCCTAATCGGAAAGATAGTTTTTGATCCTATTCCATCCGCTTTATGATAATGTTTTTATAATCTCAGAATATTTTCAGCTTTTATGTTTATTAATTAAACTGTTTCTAAAACTGCTCTGTTTTCCAGTTCCACTACTTCCATTCCACGAATAATAGCTTTTTCGTTAATCGGCAACAGATAATGATGACGCTCAGGCAAAGTCTCCTTAAGTCCTTTCATCACATTCTCTATCTTAAGCATAGAAGAGATTTTGAGTAATCCTCCCAGAATAATCATATTAAAAACTTTACTGTTTTCCATCTTCACCGACTCATCCATCGCATTGATTCGATATATATTTATATCGGTGCGCTGCACTTTATTGTTGATACCATATCCATCGTAGATAAGGATCCCACCAGGCTTAACCTTGTCCTGAAACTTGTCTAGTGATGGTTGGTTAAGAACAATTGCAACATCATAATTATTAACAACAGGAGAGCTAATTGGTTCATCAGAAATGATCACTGTAACATTTGCTGTTCCCCCTCTTTGCTCTGGTCCATAAGCCGGAAACCAAGACACCTCTTTACCCTCCATGATACCTGAATAAGCCAGTATCTTGCCCATCGACAAAACACCCTGACCACCAAAACCAGCAATTACAATTTCCTGTAGCATTTTATATAATTAAAGTTTTTAAACGTTTTTCAAATCACCAAGAGGAAACACCGGGAACATATTTTCAACCATCCAGTCATTTGCTGCAGCAGGTGTCATTTTCCAACCTGAGTTGCAAGTTGAAACAACCTCTACGATTGATGTGCCCTTACCTGCCATTGAGTTTTCAAATGCAAGCTTGATAAGTCTCTTGGTTTTCTTTACTGCAGCTGCAGTGTGCACGCTTGTACGACTGGCCAGGCAAACGCCATCCAGCTGTGCAAGCATGTCAAGGATTTTAAGAGGACGACCCATACTGCTGGTGTCACGTCCGAAAGGACTTGTAGATGTTTTCATATCCTCCAGTGTTGTAGGAGCCATTTGACCACCTGTCATACCATAAATTGCATTGTTTATGAATATTATGGCAATATTCTCACCCCTGTTTGCAGTGTGGATTGTTTCAGCAGTACCAATTGCGGCAAGGTCGCCATCACCTTGGTATGTGAATACCATTTTATCAGGAAGGAGTCGTTTTGTCGCAGTGGCAACAGCGGGAGCGCGACCATGAGCAGCTTCCTGCCAGTCAATATCAAGATAGTTATACGCAAATACTGCACAACCAACAGGTGCAATTCCAATTGTTTTCTCCTGAAGTCCAAGCTCTTTTATAACCTCCGCAATTATTTTATGTACTACTCCATGAGAACAGCCCGGGCAGTAGTGCATATAATTTTCGTTCATGATATCCGGTTTTGAGTAAATCAAATTTTCCGGACATACTATATCTTCTCTATTCATTCGATTAAACTATTTATTTTCAATTGTATCGCACGATACTGTTTACCTTTTACTGAACCTGTAGATCAGATAAAATATTATTGCTGCTCCTCCTGACCACCAGGTGAGTTTCATATCCTTATCGGTTGAAAAGTAAATTACAATTGTTGCGATAAACGCTAATAGGAAAAGCAACAGAAACAAATTTCTTATTTTTGGATCCATGACGTAAGGTTTTTATTTTACTATTTTTTCTTTTAAAGCATCAAGAACACCGTCTGGAGTTGGAACAATACCACCGAGTCGGCCATAATGTTCAACTGGTACTTTACCATTGACTGATAAGCGTACATCTTCAACCATCTGACCGGCATTCATCTCCACAGTTAGCATCCCTTTAACCTTGCCTGCATATTCATTGAGTATCTTAGCTGGGAAAGGCCATAAGGTGATAGGACGAACCAGACCAACCTTTATGCCCTCTTGTCTGGCCATCTCAATTGCTTTAAGGCAGATACGAGCAGTTGAGCCAAATGCAACTATTATATATTCAGCATCATCACATTTAACCTCTTCATAACGTACTTCGTTTGCTTCAATCTGACGATATTTTGCCTGGAAACGAATGTTATTTTTCTCCATAGATGCTGAATCAAGTTCAAGCGAGGTAATGATATTAGGACCTCTTTCAGGGGTCTTCCCAAGTGTTGCCCAGGGACACTGTTCACGTATTTCCTGTTCTGTTCTTCTTGGTTTGAAATCGGGAAGTTTCACCTTCTCCATCATCTGACCAA
This portion of the Lascolabacillus massiliensis genome encodes:
- a CDS encoding 2-oxoacid:acceptor oxidoreductase family protein produces the protein MLQEIVIAGFGGQGVLSMGKILAYSGIMEGKEVSWFPAYGPEQRGGTANVTVIISDEPISSPVVNNYDVAIVLNQPSLDKFQDKVKPGGILIYDGYGINNKVQRTDINIYRINAMDESVKMENSKVFNMIILGGLLKISSMLKIENVMKGLKETLPERHHYLLPINEKAIIRGMEVVELENRAVLETV
- a CDS encoding 3-methyl-2-oxobutanoate dehydrogenase subunit VorB, which produces MSEAISLMKGNEAIAHAAIRYGVEGYFGYPITPQSEIIETLMAEAPWNTTGMVVLQAESEVAAINMVYGGAACGKYSMTSSSSPGVSLKQEGISYMAGAELPGLIVNVMRGGPGLGTIQPSQADYFQTVKGGGHGDYKLITLAPNSVQEMADFVGLAFDLAFKYRNPAMILTDGVIGQMMEKVKLPDFKPRRTEQEIREQCPWATLGKTPERGPNIITSLELDSASMEKNNIRFQAKYRQIEANEVRYEEVKCDDAEYIIVAFGSTARICLKAIEMARQEGIKVGLVRPITLWPFPAKILNEYAGKVKGMLTVEMNAGQMVEDVRLSVNGKVPVEHYGRLGGIVPTPDGVLDALKEKIVK
- a CDS encoding ISL3 family transposase — protein: MIDYTSQTKYSNFSINKHSLQAIFGIPGVVFYDSVIRDNLIFLSARLKAKTAKCTCCGKRSKSVHSSYTRKLTDLSVTGRAVKIILKVRKFRCRSSSCTQTIFSEQHLPLTQRYSRLTERTTHYLQRLLVEVSSCKGEYISSLFSIKQSSSTCLRIVKSIEMPDYQELTTIGIDDWAYRKGKSYGTIIVNAINNRPVELLKSRDKEEVADWLKEHNSIQYITRDRSSSYSKAIKSGAPNAAQIADRFNLVKNLGDHISDEIRMGYKTIKNEWLAHRKSLYQSKENNSSSSSGGHEDTRDSQYNKNNNSVNHRKQEMFIRIHELKKHNYSQRAIAKALNINRNTVRYYFEMEELLPRAAIYYNNYGDFMDLIKECCNQGFNVRTIFVSIKKQGFKGNQTSFYQWFNRHFPEYQTKKRLPVPLGSSPIVYEATKFSGMSPNRLAIHLTNSEWGVSKETGECSKSHILAEEIINSSILLKNMREAYNTFREILNSKDELRLDQWLEKYKSTKIKRIKSFINGINHDLEAVKNAIKYPWSNGVVEGHVNRLKNKKREMYGRAGFELLRRKVVFSNSG
- a CDS encoding thiamine pyrophosphate-dependent enzyme is translated as MNREDIVCPENLIYSKPDIMNENYMHYCPGCSHGVVHKIIAEVIKELGLQEKTIGIAPVGCAVFAYNYLDIDWQEAAHGRAPAVATATKRLLPDKMVFTYQGDGDLAAIGTAETIHTANRGENIAIIFINNAIYGMTGGQMAPTTLEDMKTSTSPFGRDTSSMGRPLKILDMLAQLDGVCLASRTSVHTAAAVKKTKRLIKLAFENSMAGKGTSIVEVVSTCNSGWKMTPAAANDWMVENMFPVFPLGDLKNV